aatgacttcaCACCAAGTACCGCAGCTTGGTGCACAAAGATGTGGCCAATAATTTAACTATACCGACCCATTATCTCCAACCCCTTCCTCTGAGAGACCGCTCCAGCATGTGGGAAGAGGTATTTAAACGATTGGCCCCACCATGAAGTACAGAGCACCTACCTTTTGTTTGAAGAGTCATTCTGTGCTGAAAGACACTTTAAAgcaatcccatttttttttttttttaactgagtatGTGCATGTTATGTAGTGCGAGCATTATACTTCTCTACCAGTGCTCTACTCCGCTTCTCCATGAAGTCACCACAATTCAGACTAGCCAGCTCGCCATGCATGAGCCAGAAGTTTATGGAGCAGAGTTATGATGCTTCATAGACTTTCATAATGCAAGTCTTGTGGCTTTTATAATGTAAGTTTctgaaaaaggagtgatcacagaaGAGGAACGGAATAGGATAGCAGCAGTAGGGAGTATATTACTAAACCTAGTATATAACATGCACATATacaaacacccaaaaaaaaaaaatgggagtgcTTCTTCAAACAAATGCGTGAATAAGGTCTAAAGCGTATTTGACATCACTGCACCAGGATAATTCTGAGCAAACGTTTgtatgccagaaatgctactccagtcaatTACTAGAGTATAATTTCAGGCACAGCACTCCAAGTTCATTAGTGTGCACCCCTTAATGAGTTTGGCACCTACTTCTGTAAGACTGGCATTGCACGAGTGTGTGATACAGTGATGCACCACTCATGATGAATAAGCCCAGGACGTCCATTTAAGCCATGACAGCAAGGCTTAATCCATGTTTAGTTATAAATAATCTTAATCTATAAAACACTTCATTTTAGTTCGGAGACAAATCCATAAAAAAttattagttttttgttttttgttttttttgggggggggggggggggaatcaggaCTGTTAAATGCCACTTGGCTGAAGGTAATTTAAAAGTCATTTATTCCTCCAAAAATGGTATTAAATTTACTGTGACAAAGTAACATTTCTCATTTCAACATAAAGGTAAATGCTACAACATGAATCTGACTATTCATTGAAAACAGGTAATGGGTCTTCCTAcaccaagttgttttttttttttaatgcagattttttttttcctttagtagAAACAAATGACCAGTAATTCTCATTAGTCCCTGAGAAGTTTTGGAATTCGGGACGCTGCACCAGcttcataaaaaaacaaacaatggttACAACACTGAAGAGTTCAGAAGGCTAGACAACGTTGGTCAAAGCCATGagccatggtgtttttttttttttccaaactttaTATTTTACACCCTATTTGAGTAAAAGTGAATTAAGACAAAACAAGTGGATTTGTCCATAAGGTTTAATAACATAAAAGTGGAGTATAATTACAAAGTCAACTGCTtggatttgttttttttatattttttaaacagcAAACAATATTACAGCTAGGTACGGTttagctaaaataaaaaaatggaatatTGAAATGCAGCTTAGTTCAGGACAGAATCTACAGCTAACACTAAACTTGTTAGAAACCTTCATTTTCAAAACACTTACACTATTTAACTCCTGTTACATGAAAAGCATTTacgttttaaaggtttttttttattcttttgtgtTTTTGTTAACAATGAAAATAAAATGGGTTTAAGTATCCTTAAATGGATATTTGGTTTTCACCAATTTTAAAAGCAGATCTATGAAAGGGAGATCAGGTTAGATTAAGGATCTATGAAGGGGAGAGGAAAGGAGTCACAGAGCACAGAGAATTTACTTGTGTTGTGGGATAAGGAACAGGAAGTCCTTGGACACAAGATATCAGCAATAAATGGATGAGAAGCAGCCTTAGAAGCGTCTGTATGGGTGGTCTCTGTAGGCGCTGCCTTTTGCAGCATGAGAAGATGGGACTTTCAGGGAGGGTCGAGAACCATTCCAATTATCTTGTCCTACAATAAATAGATTTGGCATAATTTTACGAAAATTTTACAGAAACATTTCAATttaatttttacacaaaaaaagaaACCTCCTCCCCAGAAGTCAGCTGACTTGAGTCCTTAAAAGTTATCCCCATTTCTCTGGACAAAACTAcaacatgtaaggctactttcacactagcgtcggaatctccccgtcgcaatgcgtcgggcagagattccgacgctagcgtttaacgcattgcacaacggaggcagcggatgcatttctccggcacatccgctgccccattgtacggtgcggggaggtgggggcggagttccggccgcgcatgcacggtcggaaaaagcggtccgtcaggagaaaaacgttacatgtaactttttttgtgccgacggtccgccaaagcacgacgcatccgtcgcacgacggaagcgacgtgtggcaatccgtcgcaatgcgtcgtcaatacaagtctattgggaaaaaacgcatcctgcaagcacttttgcaggatgcgtttttttctgcaaaacgacgcattgtgacggattgcagttaacgctagtgtgaaagtagcctaaaaaccAAGCGACACTAAAGGTTTGTATTTTTGCGTTTCTTTTTATTATTTACCTTTTTAATAGATGATTCATCTTTGAAACAAGTGACCAGACTTACCATAGGATTCATAAGACTCCAGGCTTTCTCCGTGCCCATAGTCGTAATACTCTGTATCCCTAAACAGAAAGACAAGATATTTGATATATTAAGGGATTGATGCACTTTCCAAGCAGCTTTACAACTCTACAGAGAGGGGGGGACTCAACACCTAGATTTATAAAATCACTGCTGTATCAGCCGATTACTAGTAGACTACTTGACCTTTTGCCATGTAATCTTATCACACCCACACCActgtggcagctttctgcctatgtacagtgcacacaaagctgccaatcagtggtgtgggaggggttatacagagctcagcagtcagagcTGCAGAAGAAAAAACAGCTTTAAAACAAAATTGCAGAAACAAGTAAGTGATACACTGCGATGGCattagggtctctgctcctacatcatgctgttctgagACAGTGGGTAGCAAAAACCCAGTGACAAATAGTTTCTCAATCTCAGATATGGTGTTGCACATGTTTTAGCTTTTTACCAGTGCAACATATATTTATTATACTCCGGTGCTAATCGCGTCTGCTTCTTCATGGACTGTCTGTGCAAAACTCATGGAGCCATGTTTAGTTAAACATACCAAAATTTAACTTAATCTTCATTTCAAAACAGGTCTTGTAATAAGGAATGATAACATTTAATGCATAAATATGATAAAAGCGTCATTGGCTTGTAATAAGCTTAATTACCCTGGGCTTTGACTGTAGTAACTGTCATAAGCATCATAGCTTTGCTCTGCATAGAGATCATCATAGCCCTGCAAAAGAAGGTAGCAGATATAAGATTGCACCAAGTACTAGTCTCTGTACCAAGTTCCATGTCTTCCCCTCTACAAAATGGTTTTAGCAGCCACTGCTACATAATGCATAAATGCCACAGTTGGTGCCAGTTCAGTCATCTACTTACATAGTCATCATAAGACTCAGGTACAGGTGGTGGCAGAGAAATCCTCTGAATTGAGGCAGCTCGAGCCCTAGCAGAAGATGCTCCCCTGGTTGCAGCTGAAGGTGCCACACTTCGGCTGACACTGGCACCACGTGCAATGGCTCCTCTACCTGGAACCCCTCGTGGAACGAGAGGACGTATTGCACCAGCTCTGCCTCTAAAatgatataaaaaacaaaaaacatttaattAAACAAAATCAAATTCATTACAAATGCTTCCTGTTTTGGGGGTACCCTGCTGCTGGTTTTTGAGGCTACATGTTTAGTGGACATGCCCAAGGATGATATAGTTTGGGTATTATGCACGGTTTTAACAAAGCAATTTCTCTATCCCTACCACTTTGGTTACTCAGATTTTGTATGAGTTTTTGCTGTTTTCAGTGCAAAAGTCTTTGTTGGTCATAACCAGTGAATCCATCATTTTACTAGGTGGTCTGTAACAAAGTAATACACTCCTGCCCAAGCCAGCTTACTGACGACCAAAATGTTAATGTCAGGTGTCACTGTGGAAAGAACTTTGGAATGATTCCACATATCACAAAGTTTCAGACATTGTACTAAAGGATTGTGATGAATTTAGGCTGATATATTTTGGCactcgtgaaaattaaaaattcacAAGTTACAAATGGTTTTAAAAGGGCATAAATAAAAATCAGGCAtacaacacaaaatagttaaaaggggcttagtacaagtctgcagtcactgactTGTAGTAATCCTCACATAGCGCGCAGTGGCAGATTCTGATACCAGGAGAGGATGGGATGTGATTATGATTGGGAGTATTCTGCCTTTtcttttcctttaacccctttctgacctcggacgggatagtacgtttaaggtcagaagccccgctttgatgcgggctctggcggtgagcccgcatcaaagccgggacacgtcagctgctttgaacagctgacatgtgcctgtaataggcgcgggcagaatcgcgatctgcccgcacctattaactagttaaatgccgctgtcaaacgcagacagcagcatttaataccgcatccggccgggcggccagaaatgtgctcatcgccgacccccgtcacatgatcggaggtcggcgatgcttcagtattgtaaccatagaggtccttgagacctctatggttactgatcaccggtagctgtgagcaccaccctgtggccggcgctcacagcacctgattttctgctacatagcagtgaacatcagatcgctgctatgtagcagagccgatcgtgttgtgccagcttctagcctcccatggaggctattgaagcatggcaaaagtaaaaaaaaaaaaaaaagttaaaaagtggaaaaaaatatataaaagtttaaatacccccctttcgcccgaatcaaaataaatcaattaaaaaaaaaaaaaaatcaaatctacacatatttggtatcgccgcgttcagaattgcccgatcaatttaaaatgcaataatgggcgatcaaaagctatcattaaaaacgccagctcggcacgcaaaaaataagtcctcaaccgaccccagatcatgaaaaatggagacgctacgagtatcggaaaatggggcaatttttttttaagcaaagtttggaattttttttcaccacttaggtaaaaaataacctaaccatgttaggcgtctatgaactcgtactgacctggagaatcataatgtcaggtcagttttagcatttagtgaacatagcaaaaaagccaaacaaaacaagtgtgggactgcatttttttgcaatttcaccgcacttggaatttgtttcttgttttctagtacacgaaatgctaaaaccaatgatgtcgttcaaaagtacaacttgtcccgcaaaaaataagccctcacatggccaaattgacggaaaaataaaaaagttatggctctgggaaggaggggagtgaaaaacgaaaaaatcccaaggtcatgaaggtgttaaaaaCCCTTTTGGgtgagtattagggtatgtgcacacgatgcagagttagtgcagaaaaatctgctgcagttctgcactaaatctgcatctcctggcagaatctgcaggtgcgtttatgcgtttttgatgcgttttttgagcacaaatctgcacgaaaaacgcacctgcagatttctattatggaggggtgcagaaacgctgcagaactgcacaaaagaagtgacaggcacttctttgaaaactgcagcgtttctgcgcagatttttctgcacagcttttttttttcccattgatttacattgtactgtgatcacagtgcagttctgcagcgtttctgctgcagaaaaatctgcagcagttctgcactaaatctgcatcgtgtgcacatacccttaatatctCGGCCCCAGTACATAAGTTGTGCTTCCAGATTACTGTTATATAGTGACTCGTatataaaaattacattttatttctgatgagcaaatatactcggacacacgagcgtgctcgggaaatctcgagtaacgagtattttttagtgctcggaaatttagtttttcttgccgcagctgaatgatttacatctaccagcataagtacatgtgggggttgcctggttgctagggaatccccacatgtacttatgatggctaatagctgtaaatcattcagctgcggcaagaaaatctccgagcactaaaaaaatactcagagacctTTAACCTGCTTAATTGATAGATTAACTAGGGAATATCCTATGCAGCCTTTTGGAACAGTTGtttaattacttttggtccctttaaaaaggagGCAgctatatattaaatggctttaatTCCTAAATTATTACTCCAATTCAGATGTGAACACACTCAAGCTGAGTCTGCATTTCAGTTCCATATTGATTTATATAAAACTTTATCTTCAATATGTTTTGTTAAAAATGCGAAGATTTTTTACTGTAAATCAGGTtaaggtagaaaaaaaaaaagttaatgggagggctttttaaagggaacatgtcacaagGAAAATGAAGTCCTGTCTGAAGGCACCATGTTCTAGATCAAGGGGAGCAGAATGGATTCATGTATACCGTAGTTTTGCGGGAAAAGATTCCGTATAACCACTGTTTTAATCAAGCAATCCTCTGCTCTGTCTGGGATTTTGGGTCCAGGGAGTGGGCCAGTCAGAGGCAGCCATCTCTCTGGGCACATTTGTACAAAAATAATTCCATAGTACCGAAAACGTCAAGAGCAAAGAGGTAAATGACTAAAACAGGTTATACAGATTTTTTCTTCACTATACAGAAATCTGCTGGTTGTAGAATAAACATTTTCATGGCGACAGGTTCTCTAACTAGGTTACATTGTCGTCTCACTGCACTGTATGGAGTGGGTAATCAAAACAAGAGCTTTGGTAAAAAGCTGCATCAAGGCACAAAGTAAATTCATTATACATTACCTTGCTGTAGCAGATACAGCCGATGGTAATCCTCTACCACGCGATGGTCCACCCCTTCCTCCACGTGCAGTCTCTGGTGGGGCTCCATTCAGATATGACAACTCCAAGAACTGCTCCTGACAAACATCATCCATCATATCCTGTGAGCAAACGTGAACATATACTTGGGGGTTCGACGATTAAACTAAGCTACTTTAAAGAAAGGATAAACCAGATCCGTTCTCTCATTTTCATTATCTGCTCCACTGTGGGAAATTTGCATTTTCAGTTCTGGAATGACCACTTGTTTATACAGATCATAACTTTCCAAAGCAAAAAGTACCGAGGACTGTCCAATATACTTAAAGCGTACCCATGATAAATGTCCAGAAACCACCACATTCATCTGAGTAACACAAACACTATACACATGGGGGAGGGAAGTCAAGCAACATATctacactgtgcagaattattaggcaagttgtattttgatcacgatactttttatacatgttgtcctactccaagctgttcaggcttgagagccagctaccaattaagtaaatcaggtgatgtgcatctctaatgaggaggggtgttgtctaatgacatcaaaaccctatataaggtgtgcttaattaggcaacttcctttcctttggcaaaatgggtcagaagagaattgacgggctctgaaaagtccaaaattgtcttgtagagggatgcagcagtcttgaaattgccaaacttttgaaacgtaatcaccgaacaatcaagcgtttcatggcaaatagccaacagggtcgcaagaagcatgttgggcaaaaaaggcacaaaataactgcccatgaattgaggaaaatcaagcgtgaagctgccaagatgccatttgccaccagttttgccatatttcagagttgcaacgttactgaagtaacaaaaagcacaaggtgtgcgatactcagggacatggccaaggtaagaaaggctgaaaaacgaccacatctgaacaagaaacataagataaaacgtcaagactgggccaagaaatatcttaagactgacttttcaaaggttttatggactgattaaatgagtgactcttgatgggccagatgctggatcagtaaagggcagagagcttgactcagacaccagcaaggtggaggtggggtactggtatgggctggtatcaaagatgaacttgtgggaccttttcgggttgaggatggagtgaagttcaactcccagacctactgccagtttcgggaaagcaacttcttcaagcagtggtacaggaagaagtcggtatcgttcaagaaaaacatgattttcatgcaggacaatgctctatcacatgccaccaactactccacagcgtggctggccagtaaaggtctcaaagaagaaaaaaaaataatgacatggcccccttgttcacctgatctgaacccgatagagaacatgtggtccctcataaaatgtgagatctacagggagggaaaacagtccacctctcggaacagtgtctgggaggctgtggtggctgctgcactcaatgttgatcataaacagatcaagcaactgacagaatctatggatggaaggctgctgagtgtcaaagaaaggtggctatattggtcactaattttgggggttttgtttttgcatgtcagaaatgtttatttctaaattttgtgcagttatattggtttacctggtgaaaataaacaagtgagatgggaatatatttggtttttattaagttgcctaataattctgcacaatagTTACCTACACAAACTGATATCCTCATAAGAgccaaatctataaaaaaaaaaaaaaaaaaaaaaaaacagctccaacttccaaaaatattaagcgttgatatttatgagtcttttgggttgattgagaacatagttgttgatcaataataaaaataatcctctaaaatacaacttgtttaataattctgcacacagtgtaatgaaCACATTTAAAAACCTTTAA
The Ranitomeya imitator isolate aRanImi1 chromosome 3, aRanImi1.pri, whole genome shotgun sequence genome window above contains:
- the KHDRBS1 gene encoding KH domain-containing, RNA-binding, signal transduction-associated protein 1 isoform X1; amino-acid sequence: MESEAKYLPELMAEKDSLDPSFTHAMSLLASEIERLKKGGDGKKDEDDTYLDLFSHKNMKLKERILIPVKLYPKFNFVGKILGPQGNTIKRLQEETGAKISVLGKGSMRDKAKEEELRKGGDPKYNHLNMDLHVFIEVFGPPCEAYNRMAHAMEEVKKFLVPDMMDDVCQEQFLELSYLNGAPPETARGGRGGPSRGRGLPSAVSATARGRAGAIRPLVPRGVPGRGAIARGASVSRSVAPSAATRGASSARARAASIQRISLPPPVPESYDDYGYDDLYAEQSYDAYDSYYSQSPGDTEYYDYGHGESLESYESYGQDNWNGSRPSLKVPSSHAAKGSAYRDHPYRRF
- the KHDRBS1 gene encoding KH domain-containing, RNA-binding, signal transduction-associated protein 1 isoform X2 translates to MESEAKYLPELMAEKDSLDPSFTHAMSLLASEIERLKKGGDGKKDEDDTYLDLFSHKNMKLKERILIPVKLYPKFNFVGKILGPQGNTIKRLQEETGAKISVLGKGSMRDKAKEEELRKGGDPKYNHLNMDLHVFIEVFGPPCEAYNRMAHAMEEVKKFLVPEQFLELSYLNGAPPETARGGRGGPSRGRGLPSAVSATARGRAGAIRPLVPRGVPGRGAIARGASVSRSVAPSAATRGASSARARAASIQRISLPPPVPESYDDYGYDDLYAEQSYDAYDSYYSQSPGDTEYYDYGHGESLESYESYGQDNWNGSRPSLKVPSSHAAKGSAYRDHPYRRF